In one Niallia taxi genomic region, the following are encoded:
- the gpsB gene encoding cell division regulator GpsB, whose product MLSDKIKLTAKDILEKEFKTAMRGYKPEEVDQFLDLIIKDYETLHQEIEELQQENMRLKRQVEDSSKRPQTPTTTAGTTNFDILKRLSNLEKHVFGSKLYD is encoded by the coding sequence ATGCTATCAGATAAGATTAAATTAACGGCTAAGGATATTCTCGAAAAGGAATTCAAAACGGCAATGCGAGGATATAAGCCAGAAGAAGTAGATCAATTTTTAGATTTAATTATCAAAGATTATGAAACATTGCACCAAGAAATTGAGGAGCTGCAGCAGGAGAATATGCGCTTGAAAAGACAAGTAGAAGACAGCTCCAAAAGGCCGCAGACACCAACAACCACGGCTGGGACAACTAATTTTGATATTTTAAAAAGGTTGTCTAATCTGGAGAAGCATGTTTTTGGCAGCAAGCTTTACGATTGA
- a CDS encoding DUF1273 domain-containing protein yields MKVAAISGYKPFEIGLFKKNDPAVEYIKKAIRKELEQLLEEGLEWVLISGQLGTELWAAEVVYDMQINGHSELKLGVVTPFLNQEQGWKEENKEWYEEILMQADFVDSVSKKDYEGPNQLRMKNVFLLQKSDVLLMFYDTEKTGSPKYLYDLAAQYKERNNYDIRLIGFYDLQAIVDEEQYNNDFF; encoded by the coding sequence ATGAAGGTAGCAGCTATTTCAGGCTATAAGCCATTTGAAATTGGCTTGTTTAAAAAAAATGATCCTGCAGTCGAGTACATAAAAAAAGCGATACGAAAAGAACTGGAGCAGTTGCTTGAAGAGGGGCTTGAATGGGTGCTAATAAGCGGCCAGCTAGGTACAGAGCTCTGGGCAGCTGAGGTTGTATATGATATGCAGATAAATGGTCATTCAGAATTAAAGCTTGGAGTTGTGACTCCATTTTTAAACCAAGAGCAAGGTTGGAAGGAAGAAAATAAAGAATGGTATGAAGAGATTTTGATGCAGGCAGACTTTGTCGATTCTGTATCAAAAAAGGATTATGAAGGTCCGAACCAGCTGCGAATGAAAAATGTGTTTTTGTTGCAAAAAAGTGATGTGTTGCTGATGTTTTACGATACAGAAAAAACAGGGAGTCCTAAATATTTATACGATCTTGCAGCACAATATAAGGAAAGAAATAATTATGACATCCGGTTAATCGGTTTTTATGACCTGCAAGCAATTGTAGATGAAGAACAATATAACAATGACTTCTTCTAG